One Rattus norvegicus strain BN/NHsdMcwi chromosome 18, GRCr8, whole genome shotgun sequence DNA segment encodes these proteins:
- the Pcdhb8 gene encoding protocadherin beta 8 precursor — METALAKTPEKRQVIFLAILLLLWESGSEAIRYSMPEETESGYLIANLAKDLGLQIGELSTRGARIHHNGNKELLQLDAKRGNLLLKEKPDREALCGATEPCVLHFQIILENPVQFFQTDLQLTDINDHSPEFPDTEMLLKIQESVQPGTVFPLKAAQDSDIGSNAVQNYTVNPNLHFHVLTHSHTDGRKYPELVLDRALDREEQPELTLILTALDGGAPPKSGTTTVRIEVVDINDNAPQFVQSLYAVEVPEDSPLNALVVTVSARDLDTGIHGNVAYSLFQGSGGLQPFVIDEISGEIRLKGALDFEATPYYNMEIVATDSGGLSGKCTVSIQVVDVNDNAPKLTISSLTRSIPENAPEAVVAVFSVSDPDSGDNGRVLCSIQNELPFLLKPTFKNFYTLVTESPLDRESRAEYNITISVSDLGTPRLTTQHTITVQVSDINDNAPTFTQTSYTLFVHENNSPALHIGTISATDADSGSNGFINYSLLPPHDQQLALVSLISINSDNGQLFALRALDYEAVQAFEFHVGATDGGSPALSSQALVRVVVLDDNDNAPFVLYPLQNASAPCTELLPRAAEPGYLVTKVVAVDADSGQNAWLSFQLLKATEPGLFNVWAHNGEVRTARLLSERDVPKHRLLLVVKDNGEPPRSASIMLQVLVVDGFSQPYLPLPEVALNPTKEEDMLTLYLVIALASVSSLFLLSVLLFVGVRLCRKARAASLGDCSIPEGHFPGHLVDVSSAGTLSQNYHYEVCLTEDSGTSDFKFMNPIIPTSLLQDS; from the coding sequence ATGGAGACAGCGCTAGCAAAAACACCAGAGAAAAGGCAAGTCATTTTCCTTGCTATATTGTTGCTTTTGTGGGAGTCTGGCTCTGAGGCAATTAGATATTCCATGCCAGAAGAAACGGAGAGTGGCTACTTGATAGCTAACCTGGCTAAAGATCTTGGGCTCCAGATTGGGGAATTGTCCACTAGAGGGGCACGAATCCATCACAATGgtaacaaagagctcttgcagcTTGATGCAAAGAGAGGGAATTTGctgctgaaggaaaaaccagatcGCGAGGCACTGTGTGGGGCGACAGAACCCTGTGTGCTGCACTTCCAGATCATACTGGAAAACCCTGTGCAGTTCTTTCAAACCGACCTGCAGCTCACAGATATAAACGACCACTCTCCAGAGTTCCCTGACACAGAAATGCTCCTAAAAATTCAAGAAAGTGTCCAGCCAGGGACTGTGTTTCCTCTGAAGGCAGCTCAGGACTCTGACATAGGGAGCAACGCTGTTCAGAACTACACAGTCAATCCCAACCTCCATTTCCACGTCCTTACTCACAGTCACACAGATGGCAGGAAATACCCAGAGCTGGTGCTGGACAGAGCCCTGGATAGGGAGGAGCAGCCTGAGCTCACTTTAATCCTCACTGCTCTGGATGGGGGTGCTCCACCCAAGTCTGGGACAACGACGGTTCGAATTGAAGTCGTGGACATCAATGATAACGCTCCCCAATTTGTACAGTCGCTCTATGCGGTGGAGGTCCCTGAAGATAGTCCCCTCAATGCCTTAGTTGTCACAGTCTCTGCCAGAGACTTAGATACTGGGATACATGGCAATGTAGCCTACTCTCTGTTTCAAGGCAGTGGAGGTCTTCAGCCATTTGTGATAGATGAAATTTCAGGAGAAATTCGCCTTAAAGGGGCATTGGATTTTGAGGCAACTCCATACTATAACATGGAAATTGTAGCCACAGACAGCGGAGGTCTTTCGGGAAAATGCACTGTGTCTATACAGGTGGTGGATGTGAACGACAACGCCCCTAAACTCACCATATCTTCGCTCACTCGTTCCATCCCAGAAAATGCTCCTGAGGCTGTAGTTGCTGTTTTCAGTGTTTCTGACCCAGATTCTGGCGATAATGGAAGAGTGTTGTGTTCTATTCAGAATGAacttccatttcttttaaaacccACATTCAAGAACTTTTACACCTTAGTGACAGAGAGCCCCCtggacagagagagcagagctgaGTACAATATCACCATCTCAGTCTCAGACCTGGGCACACCCAGGCTCACAACCCAGCACACCATAACAGTGCAGGTCTCTGACATCAACGACAACGCTCCCACCTTCACTCAAACATCTTATACCCTGTTTGTTCACGAGAACAACAGCCCCGCCCTGCACATAGGCaccatcagcgccacagatgcaGACTCAGGCTCCAATGGCTTTATTAATTACTCACTGCTACCGCCCCATGACCAGCAGCTGGCCCTCGTCTCCCTCATCTCCATCAACTCAGACAATGGGCAACTGTTCGCACTCAGGGCGCTGGACTATGAGGCCGTGCAGGCCTTTGAGTTCCACGTGGGCGCTACAGATGGAGGCTCACCCGCGCTCAGCAGTCAGGCTCTGGTGCGCGTGGTGGTGCTGGACGACAATGACAATGCGCCCTTCGTGCTCTACCCACTGCAGAACGCCTCTGCGCCTTGCACAGAGTTACTGCCCAGAGCAGCGGAGCCAGGATACCTGGTTACCAAGGTGGTTGCTGTTGATGCTGACTCTGGCCAGAATGCCTGGCTGTCATTCCAGTTGCTTAAGGCCACAGAGCCCGGGCTGTTTAATGTGTGGGCGCACAATGGCGAGGTACGCACCGCCAGGCTGCTGAGCGAGCGTGATGTGCCCAAGCACAGACTGCTGCTGGTGGTCAAGGACAATGGAGAGCCTCCACGCTCTGCTAGCATCATGCTGCAGGTGCTAGTGGTGGATGGCTTCTCTCAgccctacctgcctctgccagaGGTGGCGCTCAACCCCACAAAGGAAGAAGACATGCTCACACTCTATCTGGTTATTGCTTTGGCTTCTGTGTCTTCACTTTTTCTCTTGTCTGTGCTGCTGTTCGTGGGCGTGAGGCTGTGCAGGAAGGCCAGGGCAGCTTCTCTGGGTGACTGTTCTATTCCCGAGGGACACTTTCCAGGCCACCTGGTGGATGTCAGCAGTGCGGGAACCCTGTCCCAGAATTACCATTATGAGGTCTGTCTGACTGAAGACTCTGGGACCTCAGATTTCAAGTTCATGAACCCTATCATTCCCACCAGTCTCCTTCAGGACTCCTAG